One region of Cydia pomonella isolate Wapato2018A chromosome 9, ilCydPomo1, whole genome shotgun sequence genomic DNA includes:
- the LOC133521177 gene encoding chromodomain-helicase-DNA-binding protein Mi-2 homolog isoform X3 encodes MTSKKSRKVRGRHNTTSSTPAASDSGSGMPTVEEVCSSFELSDVDIQYTDADFENLTSYKLFQQHVRPLLVKENPKVPVSKLMMLVAAKWRLFCESNPNLGGGSNMGSEENTNTSTASDYVPKARAGRPPKEPKNDEKVDDVEEEEEEADSDGTPAPRKRGRKAKHAARGKPGRKPKVPTLKIKFSKRKRTSSIHSSQEEDPEGSAGANSESDAEFEQMLAEAEEPKPAPAPAAAEDAAAPADDGTPVCTLPPAHNSESDEQFEQMLAEAEEPKPAPAPAAAEDAAAPADDGTPVCTLPPAHNSESDEQFEQMLAEAEEPKPAPAPAAAEDAAAPADDGTPVCTLPPAHNSESDEQFEQMLAEAEEPKPAPAPAAAEDAAAPADDGTPVCTLPPAHNSESDEQFEQMLAEAEEPKPAPAPAAAEDAAAPADDGTPVCTLPPAHNSESDEQFEQMLAEAEEPKPAPAPAAAEDAAAPADDGTPAPKKKAKTKIGNKSKKKRNKLKTTNKFPDGAEGEQEHQDYCEVCQQGGEIILCDTCPRAYHLVCLEPELEETPEGRWSCPHCEAEGNQDQDDDDEHQEFCRICKDGGELLCCDSCPSAYHRFCLNPPLEEVPDGEWKCPRCSCPPIDGKVNKILTWRWKEHSAKSKAPREREFFVKWHDRSYWHCSWISELQLDVFHPLMYRYYMRKYDTEEPPKLEEPLDEQDGRYKRIKSKQGQDSDEKALEEKYYRYGVKPEWLIVHRVINHRTSRDGTTYFLVKWRDLSYDQATWESEHADIVGLKQAVEYYQDMRSYITSEGKSKGSKGKKAGRKSKTRDPIDDDESSSGQQVKVAGHKYCPPPDKPVSNLNKKYEEQPPFLYETGMQLHPYQLEGLNWLRYSWGQGIDTILADEMGLGKTIQTVTFLYSLFKEGHCKGPFLVSVPLSTIINWEREFELWAPDLYCITYVGDKDSRAVIRENELTFDDGANRGGRPSKIKSQVKFNVLLTSYELISIDATCLGSIDWAVLVVDEAHRLKSNQSKFFRLLAGYHINYKLLLTGTPLQNNLEELFHLLNFLNKDKFNELAAFQNEFADVSKEEQVKRLHEMLGPHMLRRLKADVLKNMPTKSEFIVRVELSPMQKKYYKYILTRNYEALNPKSGGQTVSLLNVMMDLKKCCNHPYLFPVAAEEAPLGAHGNYDTSALIKASGKLVLLAKMLQKLKEQGHRVLIFSQMTKMLDILEDFLEGTGYKYERIDGGITGPTRQEAIDRFNAPGAQQFVFLLSTRAGGLGINLATADTVIIYDSDWNPHNDIQAFSRAHRIGQANKVMIYRFVTRNSVEERVTQVAKRKMMLTHLVVRPGMGGKGANFTKQELDDILRFGTEELFKEDEGKEEAIHYDDKAVSDLLDRSKEGIESKESWANEYLSSFKVASYSTKEGENEEEVDTEIIKQEAENTDPAYWIKLLRHHYEQHQEDQARTLGKGKRVRKQVNYNDGSVAQTENREDSTWQENGSDYNSDFSQGSEDDKEDDDFDEKNDNGDLLSRRSKRRLERREERDRPLPPLLARVGGNMEVLGFNARQRKSFLNAIMRYGMPPQDAFNSQWLVRDLRGKSERNFKAYVSLFMRHLCEPGADNAETFADGVPREGLSRQHVLTRIGVMSLIRKKVQEFEHINGYYSMPELIRKPVEPVKIAGAAGESAAPSPAPSTATPITSAAPSPAPSSAAAPAVESADKEKEETPKEEKPEKEPKDEPMDTSDKEEREKSAEKETPKEEPAEAKAEPERRMSVDEEPPKEEEKKEEVKEEGQNEAEKEKPKEEPKEDDKKEDDKKSEKADSEASEKPSKDEKKDDDDDDVVLVKEEEDLKVERRKFMFNIADGGFTELHTLWLNEERAAAPGREYEIWHRRHDYWLLAGIVTHGYGRWQDIQNDLRFAIINEPFKMDVGKGNFLEIKNKFLARRFKLLEQALVIEEQLRRAAYLNLTQDPNHPAMSLNARFAEVECLAESHQHLSKESLAGNKPANAVLHKVLNQLEELLSDMKSDVSRLPATLARIPPVAQRLQMSERSILSRLAATAGNPVPAAQMAAFPPGFAAAGALPGFAPAAAAAANFANFRPQYSVPGQPAGASSGSNKS; translated from the exons ATGACAAGCAAGAAATCGCGCAAGGTCCGCGGCAGGCACAACACTACGTCCTCTACACCTGCTGCGTCTGACTCGGGCTCTG GCATGCCGACAGTCGAGGAAGTTTGCTCCTCGTTCGAACTCTCAGACGTGGACATTCAGTACACAGACGCGGACTTCGAGAACTTGACGTCCTACAAGCTTTTCCAGCAGCATGTCCGACCATTGCTGGTTAAAGAGAATCCTAAg GTGCCAGTTTCGAAACTGATGATGCTGGTAGCCGCCAAATGGCGCCTGTTCTGCGAGAGCAACCCCAACCTGGGCGGCGGCTCCAACATGGGCTCCGAGGAGAACACCAACACGTCCACGGCCTCCGACTACGTGCCTAAAGCTAGGGCTGGACGTCCGCCTAAGGAAccaaag AACGACGAAAAGGTGGACGAcgtggaggaggaggaggaggaggcgGACAGCGACGGCACGCCGGCGCCGCGCAAGCGCGGCCGCAAGGCCAAGCACGCCGCGCGCGGCAAGCCCGGCCGCAAGCCCAAAGTACCCACCTTGAAGATCAAGTTCAGCAAGCGCAAGCGGACCAGCAGC ATACATTCATCACAGGAGGAGGACCCCGAGGGCAGCGCGGGGGCCAACTCGGAGTCGGACGCGGAGTTCGAGCAGATGCTGGCCGAGGCCGAGGAGCCCaagcccgcgcccgcgcccgccgccgccgaggacgCCGCCGCGCCTGCTGACGACGGCACGCCGGTATGTACACTACCACCAGCACACAACTCTGAGTCGGACGAGCAGTTCGAGCAGATGCTGGCCGAGGCCGAGGAGCCCaagcccgcgcccgcgcccgccgccgccgaggacgCCGCCGCGCCTGCTGACGACGGCACGCCGGTATGTACACTACCACCAGCACACAACTCTGAGTCGGACGAGCAGTTCGAGCAGATGCTGGCCGAGGCCGAGGAGCCCaagcccgcgcccgcgcccgccgccgccgaggacgCCGCCGCGCCTGCTGACGACGGCACGCCGGTATGTACACTACCACCAGCACACAACTCGGAGTCGGACGAGCAGTTCGAGCAGATGCTGGCCGAGGCCGAGGAGCCCaagcccgcgcccgcgcccgccgccgccgaggacgCCGCCGCGCCTGCTGACGACGGCACGCCGGTATGTACACTACCACCAGCACACAACTCTGAGTCGGACGAGCAGTTCGAGCAGATGCTGGCCGAGGCCGAGGAGCCCaagcccgcgcccgcgcccgccgccgccgaggacgCCGCCGCGCCTGCTGACGACGGCACGCCGGTATGTACACTACCACCAGCACACAACTCGGAGTCGGACGAGCAGTTCGAGCAGATGCTGGCCGAGGCCGAGGAGCCCaagcccgcgcccgcgcccgccgccgccgaggacgCCGCCGCGCCTGCTGACGACGGCACGCCG GCGCCAAAGAAGAAAGCCAAGACCAAGATTGGAAACAAGAGCAAGAAGAAGAGGAACAAGCTAAAGACCACCAACAAGTTCCCCGACGGCGCGGAGGGCGAGCAGGAGCACCAGGACTATTGCGAG GTGTGCCAACAAGGCGGCGAGATCATCCTCTGCGACACGTGCCCGCGCGCCTACCACTTGGTGTGCCTGGAGCCCGAGCTGGAGGAGACGCCCGAGGGCCGCTGGTCGTGCCCGCACTGCGAGGCCGAGGGCAACCAGGACCAGGACGACGACGACGAGCATCAGGAGTTCTGCAG AATTTGCAAGGACGGCGGCGAACTGCTCTGCTGCGACTCGTGCCCGTCGGCCTACCATCGCTTCTGTCTCAACCCACCGCTCGAGGAGGTGCCGGACGGGGAGTGGAAATGTCCGCGGTGCAGT tGTCCTCCAATAGACGGCAAAGTAAACAAGATCCTAACATGGCGCTGGAAGGAGCACTCGGCCAAGTCCAAGGCGCCGCGGGAACGAGAGTTCTTCGTCAAGTGGCACGACCGCTCCTACTGGCACTGCAGCTGGATCTCAGAATTGCAG TTGGATGTGTTCCATCCACTGATGTATCGTTACTACATGCGCAAATACGACACGgaggaaccgccgaaacttgaagAGCCGCTCGACGAACAAGATGGCCGATACAAGCGCATCAAGAGCAAGCAAGGCCAGGATTCCGACGAGAAGGCACTGGAGGAGAAATACTACAG ATACGGCGTGAAGCCGGAATGGCTGATCGTGCACCGCGTGATCAACCACCGCACGAGCCGCGACGGCACTACGTACTTCCTGGTGAAGTGGCGCGACCTGTCCTACGACCAGGCCACCTGGGAGTCCGAGCACGCCGATATCGTGGGCCTCAAGCAGGCCGTCGAGTATTATCAG GATATGCGTTCCTACATCACTTCGGAAGGCAAATCGAAGGGAAGCAAAGGCAAGAAAGCCGGGCGCAAGAGCAAGACCCGCGACCCCATCGACGACGACGAGAGCAGCAGCGGCCAGCAGGTGAAGGTGGCCGGCCACAAGTACTGCCCGCCGCCCGACAAGCCCGTCTCCAACCTCAACAAGAAGTACGAGGAGCAGCCGCCCTTCCTCTACGAGACCGGCATGCAGCTGCACCCCTACCAGCTGGAGGGGCTCAACTGGCTGCGCTACTCCTGGGGCCAGGGCATCGACACCATCCTCGCCGACGAGATGGGGCTCGGCAAGACCATCCAGACCGTCACCTTCCTCTACTCCCTCTTCAAGGAGGGACACTGCAAGGGGCCGTTCTTGGTCTCGGTCCCTCTCTCCACCATCATCAATTGGGAGAGAGAATTCGAACTGTGGGCGCCGGATCTATACTGCATCACTTACGTCGGTGACAAGGATTCGAGAGCGGTCATTAGAGAGAACGAGTTGACGTTCGACGATGGCGCTAATAGAGGCGGCAGACCGTCAAAAATTAAGTCTCAGGTCAAATTTAATGTCTTGCTGACTTCGTACGAATTGATCTCAATCGACGCTACGTGTCTCGGCTCCATCGACTGGGCCGTGCTAGTCGTCGACGAAGCCCACAGACTAAAGAGCAACCAGTCTAAATTCTTCAGGCTGCTCGCTGGCTACCACATCAACTACAAACTTTTGCTCACTGGTACTCCCCTTCAGAACAATCTCGAGGAGTTGTTCCATCTTTTGAATTTCTTGAACAAGGACAAATTTAACGAACTCGCCGCGTTCCAGAACGAGTTCGCAGACGTTTCGAAAGAGGAGCAAGTCAAGAGGCTTCACGAAATGCTGGGGCCGCATATGCTGCGACGACTTAAAGCCGACGTGCTGAAGAACATGCCCACCAAGTCAGAGTTCATCGTGCGCGTCGAGCTATCTCCCATGCAgaagaaatattataaatacattttgacgAGGAATTACGAAGCTCTAAACCCGAAGAGTGGAGGTCAAACAGTGTCTCTGTTGAACGTGATGATGGATTTGAAGAAATGCTGCAACCATCCTTATCTCTTCCCCGTGGCGGCCGAAGAAGCGCCGCTAGGAGCTCACGGAAACTACGACACGTCTGCTCTAATCAAGGCTTCGGGAAAACTCGTTCTTTTGGCTAAAATGTTGCAGAAGCTCAAGGAGCAAGGCCACAGAGTTCTTATTTTCTCACAGATGACAAAAATGTTGGATATCCTCGAAGACTTTTTAGAAGGCACTGGTTACAAGTATGAGAGAATCGACGGCGGCATCACTGGACCCACCCGTCAGGAAGCCATCGATAGGTTCAACGCTCCAGGCGCCCAACAGTTCGTGTTCTTGCTGTCCACGAGAGCAGGTGGTCTGGGTATCAATTTGGCCACCGCCGACACTGTCATCATTTACGACTCCGATTGGAATCCTCACAACGACATCCAGGCGTTCTCCCGTGCCCATCGTATCGGTCAAGCGAACAAAGTGATGATCTACCGCTTCGTCACACGCAACAGTGTCGAGGAGCGAGTCACACAGGTCGCCAAGAGGAAGATGATGTTGACTCACTTGGTCGTACGCCCTGGCATGGGCGGCAAAGGCGCCAACTTCACCAAACAGGAGTTGGACGATATTCTCCGATTTGGTACCGAAGAGTTATTCAAAGAAGATGAGGGCAAAGAAGAAGCCATCCATTACGACGATAAAGCAGTATCAGATCTGCTCGATCGATCAAAGGAGGGTATCGAATCGAAGGAATCATGGGCTAACGAATATCTCAGTTCCTTCAAAGTGGCCAGCTACTCCACAAAGGAAGGCGAAAACGAGGAGGAAGTTGACACGGAGATTATCAAACAGGAAGCAGAGAACACCGACCCGGCGTACTGGATTAAACTGCTCCGGCACCATTACGAGCAGCACCAGGAAGACCAGGCGCGAACACTCGGCAAAGGCAAACGAGTGCGCAAACAGGTCAACTACAACGACGGCAGCGTCGCGCAAACAGAGAACAGGGAGGACTCGACGTGGCAGGAGAACGGCTCGGATTACAACTCTGACTTTTCCCAGGGCAGCGAGGACGATAAGGAAGATGACGATTTCGATGAGAAGAATGACAACGGAGATCTGCTCAGTCGCCGCAGCAAGCGACGCCTCGAGAGACGGGAGGAGCGCGACCGGCCGCTGCCGCCGCTGCTCGCTCGCGTCGGAGGAAACATGGAAGTTCTCGGCTTCAACGCTCGCCAAAGGAAGTCCTTCCTCAACGCCATCATGCGATACGGCATGCCGCCCCAGGACGCGTTCAACTCGCAATGGCTAGTGCGCGATCTCCGAGGCAAATCCGAAAGGAACTTCAAGGCTTACGTGTCACTGTTTATGCGGCATCTGTGCGAGCCCGGTGCGGATAACGCGGAAACATTCGCCGACGGTGTGCCTCGCGAGGGCCTGTCGCGGCAGCACGTGCTGACGAGGATCGGCGTCATGAGCTTGATAAGGAAGAAGGTGCAGGAGTTCGAGCACATCAACGGTTACTACAGCATGCCAGAACTTATCCGCAAACCGGTGGAGCCGGTGAAGATTGCAGGAGCCGCCGGTGAAAGTGCCGCTCCGAGCCCCGCTCCCTCCACCGCCACGCCTATCACTTCCGCCGCGCCTTCACCTGCGCCGTCGTCGGCGGCCGCTCCCGCTGTCGAAAGCGCCgacaaagaaaaagaagaaacgCCGAAGGAGGAAAAACCTGAAAAGGAACCTAAAGACGAGCCGATGGACACCAGTGACAAAGAGGAGCGCGAGAAATCTGCAGAAAAAGAAACTCCTAAGGAAGAGCCGGCTGAGGCTAAAGCCGAGCCGGAGCGTCGCATGTCCGTCGACGAGGAGCCTCCTAAGGAGGAGGagaaaaaggaggaggttaaaGAGGAAGGTCAAAATGAAGCTGAGAAGGAGAAGCCTAAGGAGGAGCCGAAAGAGGACGATAAGAAGGAGGATGACAAGAAGAGCGAGAAGGCGGACTCTGAGGCCTCCGAGAAACCGAGCAAAGATGAGAAGAAGGATGACGACGATGATGATGTCGTGCTGGTCAAGGAGGAGGAGGATCTCAAG gTGGAGCGACGCAAGTTCATGTTCAACATCGCCGACGGCGGCTTCACGGAGCTGCACACGCTGTGGCTCAACGAggagcgcgccgccgcgcccggcCGCGAGTACGAGATCTGGCACCGCCGCCACGACTACTGGCTGCTCGCCGGCATCGTCACGCACGGCTACGGCCGCTGGCAGGACATCCAGAACGACCTGCGCTTCGCCATCATCAACGAGCCCTTCAAGATGGATGTCGGCAAAGGAAACTTCCTCGAGATCAAGAACAAGTTCCTAGCGAGGAGGTTTAAG CTGTTGGAGCAAGCGCTGGTAATCGAGGAGCAACTCCGGCGAGCGGCGTACCTGAACCTGACGCAGGACCCGAACCACCCCGCCATGTCGCTGAACGCGCGCTTCGCCGAGGTGGAGTGCCTCGCCGAGTCGCACCAGCACCTCAGCAAGGAGTCGCTCGCCGGCAACAAGCCGGCCAACGCCGTGCTGCACAAG GTGCTGAACCAGCTGGAGGAGCTGCTGTCGGACATGAAGTCGGACGTGTCGCGGCTGCCGGCCACGCTGGCGCGCATCCCGCCGGTGGCGCAGCGCCTGCAGATGTCGGAGCGCTCCATCCTGTCCCGCCTCGCCGCCACCGCCGGCAACCCCGTGCCCGCCG CGCAAATGGCGGCGTTCCCCCCCGGGttcgcggcggcgggcgcgctgCCGGGCTtcgcgccggcggcggcggcggcggccaaCTTCGCCAACTTCCGGCCGCAGTACTCCGTGCCCGGCCAGCCCGCCGGCGCCTCCTCCGGCTCCAAC AAATCATAA